The Blautia hydrogenotrophica DSM 10507 genome window below encodes:
- a CDS encoding GntR family transcriptional regulator translates to MGLARVNLSDQIYQMLKDDIVYQRIKCGEKMTVKMLVERFQVSATPIREALIRLSQERLVTYHPNVGASVIEMTDNDLREIYEFVGEVDSLAIYYASLHPNNQELIEKLRENLTRSRELMGAENADIWNACTDEFHILFFEYCRNSRLREAAEGVRSQLAIMSNQCGKYMELQRQICWFHEHIFEAYEKGEITQAMALMRQHLRESLIEEQRLLKNEEE, encoded by the coding sequence ATGGGGCTTGCGAGAGTAAATTTATCAGACCAGATCTATCAGATGTTGAAAGATGACATTGTGTATCAGAGAATCAAGTGTGGAGAGAAAATGACTGTGAAAATGCTGGTGGAGCGTTTTCAGGTCAGTGCGACTCCCATACGGGAGGCATTGATTCGTCTGTCTCAGGAACGGCTGGTTACCTATCACCCCAATGTTGGTGCCAGTGTAATTGAGATGACGGATAATGATCTGCGTGAGATCTATGAGTTTGTCGGAGAAGTGGACAGTCTAGCTATTTATTACGCATCTTTGCATCCGAATAATCAGGAATTGATAGAAAAATTAAGAGAAAATTTAACGCGCTCTAGAGAATTGATGGGAGCGGAGAATGCAGATATTTGGAATGCTTGTACGGATGAATTTCATATACTTTTCTTTGAATACTGTAGGAACTCGAGGCTAAGAGAGGCCGCAGAAGGTGTCAGAAGTCAGTTGGCGATTATGAGTAACCAATGTGGAAAGTATATGGAGCTGCAAAGACAGATATGTTGGTTTCATGAACATATTTTTGAAGCTTATGAAAAAGGAGAGATTACTCAGGCGATGGCCCTTATGCGGCAGCATTTAAGGGAATCTCTGATTGAGGAGCAGCGTTTATTAAAAAATGAAGAGGAATAA
- a CDS encoding DHH family phosphoesterase, translated as MKKEFKLRGQLKKFMQWPIFLSILLIGMNIAVYFVSVKAGVLVTVVVVCYLIAAGLLYFYNKPIILNELIAFANQYDQLEQRMLENLALPYGLLDSDGKLLWGNRMLAELLGKNPEKKMVSYLFPEITPNKLPKGKKQVEILVEYEDRVYNAVMHRISLEELLDKTGLLEAMGEKQYLYAMYLLDVTELNVYKKKNEDDKLVVAIAYLDNYDEALESVEEVRRALLIALIDRKITKYFSNYGGLVRKMDKDKYFLIMRMSSLRTLQEEKFHILEEVKTVNIGNEMSLTLSIGIGVNGSNYGQNYEYSRIAMEMALGRGGDQVVVKNGNNITYFGGKSQQMEKTTRVKARVKAQALTEFISTKERVVVMGHKITDVDAFGAAVGIYRAAKTLGRPAHIVVNDPTTSIRPLMAGFMENSEYEANMFVTSDEAKELVDQNTVVVVVDTNKPSYTECEDLLYMTRTIVVLDHHRRGSEVIQNAVLSYVEPYASSACEMVAEILQYMPDGIRIRSIEADSMYAGIMIDTNNFLSKAGVRTFEAAAFLRRCGADVTRVRKMLRDDMESYKARAMAISNAEIYKGSYAIGMCPSEGLKSPTVVGAQAANELLNVEGVKASFVLTDYNNVIYISARAIDEVNVQVIMEKLGGGGHMNVAGAQVSGYTMQETLHMVKGIIDEMQREGELE; from the coding sequence ATGAAAAAAGAATTCAAATTACGAGGACAACTGAAAAAATTTATGCAGTGGCCGATCTTTCTATCCATTCTTTTGATCGGCATGAATATTGCGGTCTATTTTGTAAGTGTAAAGGCGGGAGTCTTAGTGACGGTGGTGGTTGTGTGTTATCTAATCGCCGCAGGACTGTTGTATTTCTACAACAAACCGATTATCCTCAATGAATTGATTGCTTTCGCGAATCAGTATGACCAGCTGGAACAGCGGATGTTGGAAAATTTGGCTTTGCCTTATGGCCTGCTGGATTCGGATGGAAAGTTGCTTTGGGGAAACCGGATGCTCGCAGAACTCCTTGGAAAAAATCCAGAGAAGAAGATGGTTTCTTATTTGTTTCCTGAGATTACACCGAATAAACTTCCCAAAGGGAAAAAGCAGGTGGAAATCCTGGTAGAGTATGAAGATCGGGTGTACAATGCGGTTATGCACAGAATTTCCCTGGAAGAATTGTTGGACAAGACAGGTTTGTTGGAGGCAATGGGGGAGAAGCAATATCTGTATGCAATGTACCTGCTAGATGTGACAGAACTGAATGTCTATAAGAAAAAGAATGAGGATGACAAACTGGTAGTTGCGATCGCTTATCTGGACAACTACGATGAAGCGCTTGAGAGTGTGGAAGAAGTGAGAAGAGCTCTGCTGATCGCGTTGATTGACCGGAAAATCACAAAATATTTTTCGAATTATGGCGGTTTGGTCCGCAAAATGGACAAAGACAAATATTTCCTGATTATGAGAATGTCTTCTCTTCGAACTTTGCAGGAGGAGAAATTCCATATACTCGAGGAAGTTAAGACAGTCAATATAGGAAATGAAATGTCTCTGACTCTGAGTATCGGTATCGGGGTGAACGGTTCGAATTATGGACAGAACTATGAGTACTCCCGGATTGCGATGGAGATGGCACTGGGACGAGGCGGAGATCAGGTAGTTGTCAAAAATGGCAATAATATTACGTATTTTGGCGGGAAGTCACAGCAGATGGAAAAGACTACCCGTGTAAAAGCACGTGTGAAAGCGCAGGCTCTGACGGAGTTTATCAGCACGAAGGAGCGTGTTGTGGTTATGGGGCATAAGATTACAGATGTGGATGCCTTTGGGGCGGCGGTGGGAATCTACCGGGCTGCAAAGACATTGGGGAGGCCGGCACATATTGTGGTCAATGACCCGACTACATCAATTCGTCCACTGATGGCTGGCTTTATGGAGAACTCTGAGTATGAGGCGAACATGTTTGTGACCAGCGATGAGGCAAAAGAATTGGTGGATCAGAATACAGTGGTTGTGGTGGTGGATACCAATAAGCCCAGTTATACAGAATGTGAAGATCTACTGTACATGACGAGGACCATCGTGGTGCTCGATCATCACCGCAGAGGCAGCGAAGTGATTCAGAATGCGGTGCTGTCGTATGTGGAGCCTTATGCGTCTTCTGCTTGTGAGATGGTGGCGGAGATCCTTCAGTATATGCCGGATGGAATTCGAATCCGCAGCATTGAGGCGGATAGTATGTATGCTGGGATTATGATCGATACGAATAACTTCCTGTCAAAAGCAGGAGTAAGAACCTTTGAGGCGGCGGCTTTTCTGCGTAGATGCGGGGCTGATGTGACCAGAGTGCGTAAGATGCTTCGGGACGACATGGAGTCTTATAAAGCCAGAGCGATGGCAATCAGCAATGCAGAGATCTACAAAGGCAGTTATGCGATTGGCATGTGTCCAAGTGAAGGATTAAAAAGTCCGACGGTCGTAGGAGCTCAGGCGGCTAATGAGCTGCTGAATGTGGAAGGTGTGAAGGCATCTTTTGTCCTGACAGACTATAACAATGTGATTTATATCAGCGCCCGTGCGATTGACGAAGTGAACGTACAGGTAATTATGGAGAAGCTGGGCGGCGGAGGCCATATGAATGTGGCAGGCGCGCAGGTCAGCGGATATACGATGCAGGAGACCCTGCATATGGTAAAAGGGATTATCGATGAAATGCAAAGAGAAGGAGAATTAGAATGA
- the rplI gene encoding 50S ribosomal protein L9 — translation MKVILLQDVKSLGKKGDIVKVSDGYARNMILPKKLGVEATPKNLNDLKLQKANEEKVAQENLEAAQAFAKDLEDKEVIVKLKVGEGGKIFGSVSTKEISEAAKEQLNLDIDKRKLQLPSPIKALGVTQVPVKLHPQVTGTLKVFVKEA, via the coding sequence ATGAAAGTAATTTTATTGCAGGATGTAAAATCTTTGGGAAAAAAAGGGGATATTGTGAAGGTAAGCGACGGTTATGCCAGAAATATGATTTTGCCGAAGAAATTAGGCGTGGAGGCTACTCCGAAGAATCTGAATGATCTGAAGCTTCAAAAGGCGAATGAAGAAAAAGTTGCCCAGGAAAATCTAGAAGCGGCTCAGGCATTTGCCAAAGATTTGGAAGATAAAGAAGTGATTGTCAAACTGAAAGTGGGAGAGGGCGGAAAAATTTTTGGCTCCGTCTCCACGAAAGAGATCTCAGAGGCCGCGAAAGAGCAGTTGAATTTGGATATTGACAAGAGAAAACTACAGCTTCCGTCACCGATCAAGGCTTTGGGAGTGACCCAGGTTCCAGTGAAGCTTCACCCGCAGGTAACTGGGACTCTGAAAGTGTTTGTAAAAGAAGCATAG
- the dnaB gene encoding replicative DNA helicase, whose amino-acid sequence MEEALIKRILPNSLEAEQSVIGSMIMDREAILVASEILTGEDFYQNQYGIIFDAMVELCNEGKPVDLITLQDRLKEKDLPPDISSMEYIRDLMDVVPTSANVKYYANIVSEKAMLRRLIKTSEEIANTCYLDKQSTEEIMEETEKKIFQLLQRRTSGEFVPIQQIVLNAVSNIERASKTKGSVTGLPTGFVDLDYKTSGFQNSDLILIAARPSMGKTAFTLNIAQYMAVKKNITVAIFSLEMSKEQLVNRLLASESRVDSQTLRTGNLKDEDWTKLVEGADIIGRSHLIIDDTPGISVAEMRSKCRKYKLEQNLGIIFIDYLQLMGGSGRSDSRQQEISEISRSLKALARELNVPVVALSQLSRAVEQRTDHRPILSDLRESGAIEQDADVVMFIYRDDYYNKDTTKPGVAEIIIAKQRNGPIGTVELVWLAKYTQFVNMKK is encoded by the coding sequence ATGGAAGAAGCCCTGATAAAACGGATTCTGCCGAATAGTCTGGAGGCCGAACAGTCTGTGATTGGGTCTATGATTATGGACCGCGAAGCGATTTTGGTGGCTTCAGAGATATTGACAGGAGAAGACTTCTATCAGAATCAGTACGGAATTATTTTCGATGCGATGGTTGAGCTGTGCAATGAGGGAAAGCCGGTGGACTTGATAACACTTCAAGATCGGCTAAAGGAGAAAGATCTTCCGCCGGATATCAGCAGTATGGAATACATTCGAGATCTGATGGATGTAGTGCCCACATCAGCGAATGTGAAATACTATGCGAATATTGTCAGTGAGAAGGCAATGCTTCGGCGGCTGATTAAGACCAGCGAAGAGATTGCCAATACCTGTTATCTGGATAAGCAAAGTACAGAGGAGATTATGGAGGAGACGGAGAAGAAGATTTTCCAGCTTCTTCAGAGGAGAACTTCCGGTGAATTTGTGCCGATTCAACAGATTGTCTTAAATGCAGTAAGCAATATCGAGAGGGCATCTAAGACCAAGGGAAGTGTCACAGGACTTCCCACGGGGTTTGTGGATTTAGACTACAAGACTTCAGGTTTTCAAAATTCAGATTTAATTTTGATAGCTGCCAGGCCTTCCATGGGAAAGACCGCGTTTACCCTAAATATTGCTCAGTACATGGCAGTAAAAAAGAATATCACAGTGGCGATTTTCAGCCTAGAGATGTCAAAGGAACAGCTGGTAAACCGACTGTTGGCCAGTGAGTCCAGAGTAGATTCTCAGACACTTCGAACGGGAAATCTGAAGGATGAGGACTGGACAAAGCTGGTGGAAGGAGCGGATATCATTGGCCGTTCTCATTTGATTATTGATGACACTCCGGGAATCTCTGTAGCTGAGATGCGCTCTAAGTGCAGAAAGTATAAGCTAGAACAAAATTTGGGAATTATCTTTATTGATTATTTACAGCTGATGGGAGGGAGCGGAAGGAGCGATTCCAGACAGCAGGAGATTTCGGAGATATCCAGATCTTTGAAGGCTTTGGCCAGGGAGCTGAATGTTCCGGTTGTGGCTCTCTCTCAGCTGAGCCGGGCGGTGGAGCAGAGGACGGACCACAGACCAATTCTGTCCGACCTGCGTGAGTCAGGGGCGATTGAACAGGATGCGGACGTGGTGATGTTTATATACAGGGATGATTACTATAACAAAGATACGACGAAGCCAGGTGTCGCAGAGATTATTATAGCAAAACAGAGAAACGGCCCGATTGGAACTGTAGAGCTGGTATGGCTGGCAAAATATACACAATTCGTCAATATGAAGAAATAG
- a CDS encoding MerR family transcriptional regulator has protein sequence MEEERYTVSQAAELAGVKSYVLRYWEEELNLRIARNEMGHRYYTRYDIQLFLNIKELKRRGLQLRAIRDVIPSIYHQAPGSPYSKVQLLTTEKEVETADHTKMGVQYSDRMQEFQMILDKLITLGLQEKSKDELRCRKLDEAIRHHQRVRREAAAAEEKKTKTKRKMK, from the coding sequence ATGGAAGAGGAACGCTATACTGTCTCACAGGCAGCAGAATTGGCAGGCGTCAAGTCCTATGTGCTCAGGTACTGGGAGGAAGAATTAAACCTGCGGATCGCACGCAATGAGATGGGGCATCGCTACTACACTCGATATGATATTCAATTATTTTTGAATATAAAAGAGCTGAAGAGAAGGGGATTACAACTTCGAGCAATTCGAGATGTGATTCCAAGTATTTATCATCAGGCCCCAGGAAGCCCTTACAGTAAAGTACAGCTTTTGACTACAGAGAAAGAAGTAGAGACAGCGGATCATACCAAGATGGGAGTACAGTATTCGGATCGAATGCAGGAGTTTCAGATGATTTTGGACAAACTAATTACTCTGGGCCTGCAAGAAAAGAGCAAGGATGAGCTCCGATGCCGTAAGCTAGATGAGGCAATTCGACATCACCAGAGAGTGAGACGCGAAGCCGCGGCTGCGGAGGAGAAAAAAACAAAAACGAAGAGGAAAATGAAATAA
- a CDS encoding DUF362 domain-containing protein — protein MAYVITDECVSCGTCEAECPSEAISQGEDKYVIDADACVDCGTCADACPTEAIVAGE, from the coding sequence ATGGCATACGTTATTACAGATGAGTGTGTAAGCTGTGGAACCTGCGAAGCAGAATGTCCATCAGAGGCTATTTCTCAGGGAGAGGACAAATACGTAATCGATGCTGACGCTTGTGTAGATTGCGGTACTTGTGCTGATGCCTGTCCAACTGAGGCTATTGTAGCTGGTGAATAA
- a CDS encoding DUF1858 domain-containing protein produces the protein MAQVSKDMLIGELIRLDPNVAPILMRAGMHCLGCPSAQMESLAEAAMVHGLDVDVLVAQINDFLENK, from the coding sequence ATGGCACAGGTTTCGAAAGACATGTTAATCGGAGAATTAATCCGTTTGGACCCTAATGTTGCGCCAATTCTGATGCGTGCTGGAATGCACTGCCTGGGTTGTCCATCCGCGCAGATGGAATCCTTAGCAGAAGCTGCTATGGTTCATGGGCTGGATGTGGACGTGCTGGTTGCGCAGATCAATGATTTTCTGGAAAACAAATAA
- a CDS encoding adaptor protein MecA: MKIEKINDNQIRCTLTREDLENHQIRLSELAYGTEKAKSLFRDMMQQAQAQFGFEADNIPLMIEAIPLNSESILLIITKVEDPEELDTRFSKFAPTAGTNDAVLQLDGADSIIDIFQKLYEARTKNSGKKPEAKTNSKTVPPKTETPSVNLVYIYHFADLDTIIEASKSLNQFYKGDNALYKDEKSGSYQLVIHQSSYTPEEFNKVCNILSEYGRGKVFSNAGEAHLIEHGEIILPQKALQQLSEL, encoded by the coding sequence ATGAAAATAGAAAAAATCAATGATAATCAAATTCGCTGTACGCTGACAAGAGAAGATCTGGAAAACCACCAAATTCGTCTCAGTGAGCTCGCCTACGGTACTGAAAAAGCAAAGTCTCTGTTTCGGGATATGATGCAGCAGGCACAGGCGCAGTTCGGTTTTGAAGCCGACAACATTCCGCTGATGATTGAAGCGATTCCTCTGAATTCTGAGAGTATCCTTCTCATCATCACAAAGGTGGAGGACCCTGAAGAACTGGACACTCGTTTTTCTAAATTTGCCCCCACCGCCGGCACTAACGACGCTGTGCTCCAATTAGACGGCGCAGACAGCATAATCGATATTTTCCAAAAATTATACGAAGCCAGGACAAAGAATTCAGGTAAAAAACCAGAAGCCAAGACAAACAGCAAGACGGTCCCACCTAAGACAGAGACACCATCGGTCAATCTGGTCTACATCTACCATTTTGCGGACCTGGATACTATTATAGAAGCTTCCAAAAGTCTGAATCAATTTTACAAGGGAGATAACGCTCTCTATAAAGACGAAAAAAGCGGCAGTTATCAGCTGGTAATTCATCAGTCTTCTTATACTCCAGAAGAATTTAACAAAGTATGTAACATTCTTTCAGAATACGGCCGAGGAAAAGTGTTCTCAAACGCTGGTGAAGCTCACCTCATTGAGCACGGCGAGATCATTCTCCCTCAAAAGGCCCTTCAACAACTATCAGAACTTTAG
- a CDS encoding glycosyl hydrolase family 18 protein: protein MRRRGVPILIVLLLIFVIGIAGVISMYVKKHTPTKKEMDKTEYFGEMSENEIPLVFETEILEDRGLLKDGVPYLPLRVVNSYLNPKYYWAADEKKIFYAHPNEVEKVPANDKSGKVLYENDQVYLSLDFVKEYTDMDTKLCEAPQRLVVNYKFDHPIVEAKNEEYVRYRGGIKSEVLTSVKAKDEMWLMEEYENWVQVATADGYIGYIPKKAIGSAKDSDREVKYTLEDYTSIQKDFTINLAWHQVTTKEANATLDDTLASVQGVNVISPTWYTITDNKGNIKSIASKEYVTKAHQRGMEVWGLIDNFSADISTEKVLASSSARAKIVKQLMTSAKRTGLDGINVDFESMTEEAVPHFLEFLRELSIECRERGLTLSVDNPPPQNYTKYYNRKEQASVVDYVVIMGYDEHYNGSEEAGSVASLPWVIEGVEDTLKEVPAEKIIHGIPLYTRLWKTSAGIVTSEAISMPQAQEVIEVHKVETYWNKEVHQNYGKYEEGNDVYEIWLEDADSIAEKVKLVPKYGLAGVAEWKLGFEDPGIWSVINENLSTK from the coding sequence ATGAGAAGACGAGGAGTACCGATTTTGATAGTGCTGCTTTTAATCTTTGTGATTGGAATTGCAGGCGTCATTTCGATGTACGTGAAAAAACACACCCCCACGAAAAAAGAGATGGATAAGACAGAATATTTTGGAGAGATGTCGGAGAATGAAATCCCATTGGTATTTGAGACCGAAATTTTAGAAGACAGAGGGCTTCTGAAAGACGGAGTTCCCTATCTTCCATTGCGGGTGGTCAATTCATACTTGAATCCCAAATATTACTGGGCTGCAGACGAAAAGAAAATTTTTTATGCTCACCCAAATGAGGTTGAGAAGGTACCTGCAAATGACAAGTCAGGAAAAGTATTATATGAGAACGATCAGGTCTACCTGTCTTTGGACTTTGTGAAGGAGTACACAGACATGGATACCAAGCTTTGTGAAGCTCCGCAGAGGTTGGTGGTGAATTACAAGTTCGATCATCCGATTGTCGAGGCGAAAAACGAGGAATATGTTCGTTACCGGGGCGGAATTAAGAGTGAGGTGCTGACTTCCGTTAAGGCCAAAGATGAGATGTGGCTGATGGAAGAGTATGAGAATTGGGTCCAAGTGGCGACGGCGGACGGGTATATTGGTTATATTCCCAAAAAAGCCATTGGCAGTGCGAAGGACTCAGATAGGGAGGTAAAGTATACTCTAGAGGACTATACCAGCATTCAGAAGGACTTTACGATTAACCTGGCATGGCATCAGGTGACGACGAAGGAGGCTAATGCCACTTTGGATGACACGCTGGCCAGTGTTCAGGGAGTTAATGTAATCTCGCCTACCTGGTATACGATTACAGACAATAAGGGGAATATTAAATCCATTGCCAGCAAGGAATATGTGACGAAGGCCCATCAAAGAGGCATGGAAGTTTGGGGACTAATTGATAATTTTAGTGCAGATATCAGTACAGAAAAGGTCTTGGCAAGCTCTAGCGCACGGGCCAAGATTGTGAAACAGCTGATGACTTCCGCAAAGAGAACTGGTTTGGATGGAATTAATGTGGATTTTGAATCCATGACAGAAGAAGCGGTTCCTCATTTTCTGGAATTTTTAAGAGAGCTGTCTATCGAGTGCAGGGAGCGGGGACTGACGCTCTCAGTGGACAATCCGCCGCCGCAGAATTATACGAAGTATTATAACCGCAAAGAACAGGCTTCGGTGGTTGATTATGTCGTGATTATGGGATACGATGAGCATTACAATGGTTCTGAGGAGGCAGGTTCTGTGGCTTCCCTTCCGTGGGTGATCGAGGGAGTGGAGGACACATTGAAGGAAGTGCCGGCAGAGAAAATTATTCATGGTATTCCTTTGTATACCCGGCTGTGGAAAACCTCGGCGGGGATTGTGACCAGTGAGGCGATTTCCATGCCCCAGGCACAGGAAGTGATTGAGGTGCATAAAGTGGAGACTTACTGGAACAAGGAAGTTCATCAGAACTACGGGAAATATGAAGAAGGAAATGATGTCTATGAGATTTGGCTGGAGGATGCAGATTCCATAGCAGAAAAGGTAAAACTGGTGCCTAAATACGGGCTGGCCGGAGTTGCCGAGTGGAAGTTAGGATTTGAAGATCCCGGCATATGGAGTGTCATTAATGAAAATTTGAGCACGAAGTAG
- a CDS encoding N-acetylmuramoyl-L-alanine amidase: protein MKKKILELGMGVLLLVCFLALSKEAASVTSQAAGKVIVVDAGHGGADPGMVGIGDLEEKGINLAIAQELKELLEKDGYQVVMTREEDKGLYQEGSSNKKAQDMQNRCALIAEEKPAVSVSIHQNSYSDPEVKGPQVFYYEHSAQGEELAVCIQEQLNQQLEVERPRQVKGNSTYYLLKRSEGVLNIVECGFLTNPQEAELLQTKEYQKRIAGAIKDGIVEYLQKL, encoded by the coding sequence TTGAAAAAGAAGATACTGGAATTGGGGATGGGAGTGCTTCTTTTAGTGTGTTTTCTTGCGCTTTCTAAAGAAGCGGCATCGGTGACCAGCCAGGCGGCGGGAAAAGTGATTGTTGTGGATGCAGGACATGGCGGGGCAGACCCGGGAATGGTAGGAATCGGTGATCTGGAAGAAAAAGGGATTAATCTGGCAATTGCACAGGAATTAAAGGAACTTTTGGAGAAAGACGGATACCAGGTAGTCATGACTAGGGAAGAGGACAAAGGTTTGTATCAGGAGGGGAGCAGTAATAAGAAGGCGCAGGATATGCAGAATCGTTGTGCTTTGATTGCCGAGGAAAAGCCGGCGGTGAGTGTCAGCATCCACCAGAACAGCTACAGCGACCCTGAGGTGAAGGGCCCGCAGGTGTTTTACTATGAACACTCTGCACAGGGGGAAGAGTTGGCAGTCTGTATTCAAGAACAGCTAAACCAGCAATTGGAGGTGGAACGGCCCAGACAGGTAAAAGGAAATTCTACTTATTATCTGCTGAAACGCAGTGAGGGCGTTTTGAATATTGTGGAGTGCGGCTTTTTGACGAATCCGCAGGAGGCGGAGCTTTTACAGACGAAAGAGTATCAAAAGAGAATAGCTGGGGCGATTAAGGATGGAATCGTGGAGTATCTGCAAAAGTTGTAA
- a CDS encoding glycosyltransferase family 2 protein, producing the protein MDKLYIVMPAYNEEANIEAVVSQWHPLVEKIGSDSRLVVMDDGSKDHTYEKLKDLQKKFPQLVGVTKENEGHGATVLRAYHYAVDHGADYVFQTDSDGQTLPEEFWPLWENRQRGGLLIGQRKGREDGISRVFVTRVLRLVLFAVFRVWVKDANTPFRLMKASELEQVLKKIPEGFNLSNVIMTVIYEKENKVTYYPITFRPRQGGVNSINLRKISRIGWQAVKDFRRIRKEL; encoded by the coding sequence ATGGATAAGTTATACATTGTGATGCCTGCGTACAATGAAGAGGCAAACATAGAGGCTGTGGTCTCACAGTGGCATCCTTTGGTGGAGAAAATCGGAAGTGACAGCAGACTGGTAGTGATGGATGATGGCAGCAAGGACCATACCTATGAGAAATTAAAAGATTTGCAGAAGAAGTTTCCACAGCTGGTGGGGGTGACGAAGGAAAATGAGGGGCATGGGGCGACAGTGCTCAGGGCCTACCACTATGCCGTCGATCATGGAGCGGATTATGTCTTTCAGACGGATTCAGACGGGCAGACTTTGCCAGAAGAATTTTGGCCTCTCTGGGAGAATAGGCAGAGAGGGGGGCTGCTGATCGGACAGAGAAAAGGCCGCGAAGATGGGATATCCAGGGTTTTTGTCACGCGGGTGCTCCGGCTGGTCTTGTTCGCTGTATTTCGTGTGTGGGTAAAGGATGCAAACACACCATTTCGATTGATGAAGGCGAGTGAGCTAGAACAGGTGCTGAAGAAGATTCCAGAGGGATTTAACTTGTCCAATGTGATTATGACGGTGATCTATGAGAAGGAAAATAAGGTGACCTATTATCCGATTACATTTCGGCCCAGGCAAGGCGGTGTGAATTCCATTAATTTAAGGAAGATCTCACGGATTGGCTGGCAGGCTGTGAAGGACTTTAGAAGAATACGCAAGGAACTGTGA